One window of Paenibacillus sp. FSL K6-3182 genomic DNA carries:
- the fsa gene encoding fructose-6-phosphate aldolase, whose protein sequence is MKFFIDTANLVDIKKAYKIGVLSGVTTNPSLVAKEGVKFEDRIAEILREVPEVESVSAEVTPDAETAEEMIAQANELIKINNNDKNITIKLPMTLAGLEACRYLTKKGVKTNVTLIFTVNQALLAARAGATYVSPFLGRLDDISEDGVLLVTKIAELFRTHNLDAQIIAASVRHPDHVTRVAMAGAHIATIPFSVIEQISKHPLTDQGMEKFAADWKKTAQQ, encoded by the coding sequence ATGAAATTTTTCATCGACACTGCGAATTTGGTAGATATCAAAAAAGCTTATAAAATCGGTGTATTGTCTGGTGTTACGACGAATCCATCATTGGTTGCCAAAGAAGGCGTGAAATTCGAAGACCGCATAGCAGAAATTCTCCGCGAAGTGCCTGAGGTTGAATCGGTATCAGCAGAAGTAACGCCTGATGCAGAAACAGCTGAAGAAATGATCGCGCAGGCAAATGAACTGATCAAAATCAACAACAATGATAAAAACATTACAATTAAGCTTCCGATGACGCTAGCTGGTCTAGAAGCTTGCCGCTACTTGACGAAAAAAGGCGTGAAAACAAACGTAACTTTGATCTTCACTGTGAACCAAGCGCTTTTGGCTGCTCGCGCTGGTGCGACTTACGTTTCTCCATTCCTCGGTCGTTTGGATGATATTTCGGAAGATGGCGTATTGCTCGTTACGAAGATTGCTGAATTGTTCCGCACGCACAATCTGGATGCCCAAATCATCGCTGCATCTGTTCGCCACCCGGATCATGTTACTCGTGTAGCGATGGCTGGGGCACATATAGCAACGATTCCGTTCTCTGTAATCGAACAAATCTCCAAACATCCTCTAACGGATCAAGGCATGGAGAAGTTCGCAGCTGATTGGAAGAAAACAGCGCAGCAATAA
- the zwf gene encoding glucose-6-phosphate dehydrogenase, whose product MEATTFVLFGATGDLAKRKIYPALYNLFIDQKLPEFFSVVGLGRRELSDKTFQDNVEQSLRMFSRREANDPELIQNFLRAFRYSVLDVGRKEDYHKLLHLIEQREEELRIAPNRLFYLSVGPEFFEPIAANIHESGLGSANGWKRLVIEKPFGHDLQSARELNENLSKSFEEEEVFRIDHYLGKPMVQKLEVLQQSNPVLQALWDKRYIANVQITANEIVGVEERAGYYDHVGAIRDMFQNHMLQLLMMLTIHLPNNSTSENVRFKKKLVMESLELLQKADVNTQVVRGQYGEGAIQGKSVVGYTSEPNIAANSMNDTFIAAKLQIDDYFWRGVPFYIRTGKRMKDKSTRIVIEFKEPIKQAATNDDSKMPNLLVFEISPDESIRLQLNTRDPQHKGEFKPMNIDFHATRDNVPEAYENLIHDALHGDSTFFAHWDEVELSWKWVQPILEAYEENLVPLHRYAAGTYGPVESDMLLAQDGFHWWFDEKTEQEIETIKGEQYA is encoded by the coding sequence ATGGAGGCTACCACATTTGTTTTGTTTGGAGCGACAGGGGATTTAGCAAAAAGAAAAATTTACCCTGCTTTGTATAATTTATTTATTGATCAGAAGCTGCCGGAGTTCTTCTCCGTGGTCGGCCTCGGAAGAAGAGAGCTATCCGATAAAACCTTTCAAGACAATGTCGAACAATCTCTTCGTATGTTTTCCAGGCGTGAAGCAAATGATCCCGAATTGATTCAAAATTTTTTGCGTGCTTTCCGCTATAGTGTATTGGATGTTGGCCGCAAAGAAGATTACCATAAGCTTCTTCATCTTATTGAGCAACGGGAAGAAGAGCTGCGCATCGCCCCAAATCGCTTGTTTTACTTGTCGGTTGGACCTGAATTTTTTGAACCGATTGCAGCTAACATTCACGAGAGCGGTCTTGGTTCTGCAAATGGTTGGAAGCGGCTTGTAATAGAGAAGCCATTTGGTCATGATTTGCAGTCTGCTCGGGAATTGAATGAAAACCTGAGCAAATCGTTTGAAGAAGAAGAAGTTTTCCGCATTGATCATTATCTTGGCAAGCCGATGGTTCAGAAGCTTGAGGTTCTGCAGCAAAGCAATCCAGTCCTTCAAGCACTTTGGGACAAACGCTACATTGCCAACGTTCAAATTACGGCAAACGAAATTGTAGGCGTGGAAGAAAGAGCTGGCTATTATGATCATGTTGGTGCAATCAGAGACATGTTCCAGAACCATATGCTTCAATTGCTCATGATGTTGACCATTCATCTTCCGAACAACAGCACCTCAGAAAATGTCCGTTTCAAAAAGAAGCTGGTCATGGAATCATTGGAGCTGCTGCAAAAAGCAGATGTCAACACCCAAGTTGTAAGGGGACAATATGGAGAAGGAGCGATTCAAGGGAAATCGGTGGTCGGTTATACCTCCGAACCAAACATTGCTGCAAACTCCATGAACGACACCTTTATTGCAGCTAAACTGCAAATCGACGATTACTTCTGGCGAGGCGTTCCTTTCTATATCCGTACAGGCAAAAGAATGAAGGACAAATCGACTAGAATTGTGATCGAGTTCAAAGAACCAATCAAGCAGGCTGCTACAAACGATGATAGTAAGATGCCTAATTTGCTTGTATTTGAGATCAGTCCTGACGAGAGCATCAGATTGCAATTAAATACGAGGGACCCTCAGCACAAGGGCGAATTCAAGCCCATGAATATCGATTTTCATGCGACAAGAGACAATGTGCCTGAAGCTTATGAGAATTTGATTCACGATGCTTTGCACGGCGACTCTACATTTTTCGCGCATTGGGACGAAGTCGAATTGTCATGGAAATGGGTTCAACCCATTTTGGAAGCTTATGAAGAAAACTTAGTTCCGCTGCATCGTTATGCAGCTGGCACATACGGACCGGTTGAGTCTGATATGCTGCTTGCACAAGACGGCTTCCATTGGTGGTTCGATGAGAAGACCGAACAAGAAATCGAAACCATAAAAGGAGAACAATATGCTTAA
- the gndA gene encoding NADP-dependent phosphogluconate dehydrogenase: MKKQQIGVVGLAVMGKNLALNIESKGFSVAVYNRSAEKTNELLAEAQGKDFVGAFSVEEFVQSLESPRKILIMVKAGQPTDDTINQLVPYLDQGDILIDGGNAYFPDTQRRNKELQALGFRFIGAGVSGGEEGALNGPAIMPGGQRDAYELVEPILTAISAKVNGDPCSTYIGADGAGHYVKMVHNGIEYGDMQLIGEAYHLLKDVLNLNTSQLHDIFTEWNNGELDSYLIEITADIFKKIDPETGKPMVDVILDSAGQKGTGKWTSQSALDLGVPLSIITESVFARFISAMKEERVAASKKLNGPAVSSYDGDPQEFIEAVRKALYTSKIASYAQGFAQMRAASDAYNWDLKYGSIAMIFRGGCIIRARFLQNIKDAYDRNPALNNLLMDEYFSNIVENYQEAWRKVISIAVTRGIPVPAFASALAYYDSYRTERLPANLLQAQRDYFGAHTFQRLDKEGSFHFQWMENNE; the protein is encoded by the coding sequence ATGAAGAAACAACAAATTGGCGTGGTTGGTTTGGCCGTAATGGGTAAAAACCTAGCCTTGAATATAGAAAGCAAAGGTTTCTCGGTTGCCGTGTATAATCGTTCAGCAGAGAAAACGAATGAACTATTGGCGGAGGCGCAAGGGAAAGATTTTGTCGGCGCATTCAGTGTGGAAGAATTTGTACAATCACTGGAATCGCCGCGTAAAATTCTTATCATGGTGAAAGCAGGTCAACCGACAGATGATACGATCAATCAGTTGGTGCCGTATCTGGATCAAGGAGATATTCTAATTGATGGCGGAAACGCCTATTTTCCAGACACACAGCGCAGAAACAAAGAACTTCAAGCATTAGGCTTCCGCTTTATCGGAGCCGGTGTTTCTGGCGGCGAAGAGGGTGCGCTTAATGGACCAGCTATCATGCCAGGCGGTCAAAGGGACGCATACGAGCTTGTAGAGCCAATCTTGACAGCTATTTCAGCAAAAGTGAATGGTGACCCATGCAGCACTTATATCGGTGCTGACGGCGCTGGTCACTATGTCAAAATGGTACACAACGGCATCGAATACGGCGATATGCAGCTCATTGGCGAAGCGTACCACCTGCTCAAAGATGTATTGAACCTGAACACTAGCCAGCTTCATGACATTTTCACGGAATGGAACAATGGCGAGCTGGATAGTTATTTGATTGAGATAACGGCTGATATTTTCAAGAAAATTGATCCGGAAACAGGTAAACCAATGGTAGATGTCATTCTCGATTCAGCAGGACAAAAGGGTACTGGCAAGTGGACTAGCCAAAGTGCATTGGATTTGGGCGTGCCATTGTCGATCATTACGGAATCCGTGTTCGCACGCTTTATCTCCGCTATGAAAGAAGAACGTGTGGCTGCAAGCAAAAAATTAAACGGACCAGCGGTATCCAGCTACGACGGTGATCCGCAGGAATTTATCGAAGCTGTTCGCAAAGCGCTGTACACAAGCAAAATCGCTTCCTACGCGCAAGGCTTTGCCCAAATGAGAGCTGCTTCTGACGCTTATAACTGGGATTTGAAATATGGCAGCATTGCGATGATCTTCCGCGGAGGATGTATTATCCGTGCAAGATTTTTGCAAAATATTAAGGATGCCTATGACCGCAATCCAGCTTTGAATAACCTATTGATGGATGAATACTTCAGCAATATTGTTGAGAACTATCAAGAGGCTTGGAGAAAAGTCATTTCCATCGCTGTAACTAGAGGCATTCCGGTTCCAGCATTCGCTTCCGCATTAGCGTATTATGACAGCTATCGTACTGAAAGACTTCCTGCTAATTTGCTGCAAGCGCAACGGGATTATTTTGGAGCACATACGTTCCAGCGCCTTGATAAAGAAGGAAGCTTCCACTTTCAATGGATGGAAAATAACGAATAA
- a CDS encoding APC family permease — translation MFSSLKRFLIGRPLKSTELGEQKLNKTKALAILSSDALSSVAYGPEQILLVLITVSAAAFWYSIPIAIGVLILLLALILSYRQIIFAYPHGGGAYVVSKKNLGVYSGLVAGGSLLVDYILTVAVSVSAGTDAITSAFPSLHPYNVIVAIIFVLFITILNLRGVTESASILAYPVYLFVLALFILIIVGIYNILLGNVSPALHTPIGTPVAGISLFLLLKAFSSGSSALTGVEAISNAIPNFKSPSPNNASKTLIAMGTLLAILFSGIVFLAYYYGISPREEVTVVSDIAEHTFGRNFMYYFIQGTTALILILAANTGYSAFPLLAVNLAKDKFIPRMFTIRGDRLGYSNGIIILGVFSILLIIAFEGRTEHLIPLYAVGVFIPFTLSQTGMMVKWIREKPQGWVSKLIINSTGAVISFIVTMMFFLTKFAQVWSVLVFLPLIILLFHRIRKHYESVADQLRITTSEAAIPIEGNVIILPVAGITHVVENSLNYAKSLSAHQIIAVHIPFEREDEFTFEEKWKTWQPDVRLVTLHSPYRSIIQPLTKFIDTVQRKASESNYKVTVIIPQFIPKKGWHNMLHNQSSLLIRAHLLYRRNVIVTTVPYHLKK, via the coding sequence ATGTTTTCTTCATTAAAAAGGTTTTTAATCGGACGACCATTAAAATCAACGGAATTAGGCGAGCAAAAACTGAATAAAACAAAAGCTCTTGCCATTCTTTCTTCAGATGCCTTATCCTCTGTGGCATATGGTCCTGAGCAAATATTGTTAGTCTTAATCACCGTTAGTGCCGCAGCGTTTTGGTATTCCATACCAATTGCCATTGGTGTATTGATTTTATTATTAGCACTTATTTTATCTTATAGGCAAATTATTTTCGCATATCCTCATGGCGGAGGAGCGTATGTCGTATCCAAGAAAAATCTAGGTGTATACTCTGGGTTAGTAGCCGGAGGCTCACTTTTAGTTGACTATATTTTAACGGTAGCGGTAAGTGTATCAGCTGGAACAGATGCCATTACGTCAGCTTTTCCAAGCTTGCATCCTTATAATGTAATTGTTGCGATTATTTTTGTATTGTTCATAACCATCTTGAATTTAAGGGGAGTAACGGAGTCCGCTTCAATATTAGCCTATCCGGTTTATTTATTTGTTTTGGCTTTATTCATTTTAATCATTGTAGGCATTTACAACATTTTATTAGGCAATGTCTCGCCAGCATTACATACACCAATTGGAACGCCAGTGGCGGGAATCAGTTTGTTTCTGCTGCTAAAAGCTTTTTCCTCTGGAAGTTCTGCTTTAACAGGGGTTGAAGCTATTTCGAACGCAATACCCAACTTTAAAAGCCCGTCTCCAAATAATGCATCCAAAACGTTAATTGCGATGGGAACGCTGCTTGCCATATTATTTTCGGGAATCGTATTTTTAGCTTATTACTATGGTATTAGTCCCCGGGAAGAAGTCACCGTTGTTTCAGACATTGCTGAACATACGTTTGGTCGGAACTTTATGTATTATTTTATTCAAGGAACAACCGCTTTAATTCTGATCCTCGCTGCTAATACAGGGTATTCTGCTTTCCCATTGCTGGCAGTCAACTTAGCAAAAGATAAATTTATCCCTAGAATGTTTACCATTAGAGGAGACAGATTAGGTTATTCCAATGGCATTATTATTCTGGGCGTTTTCTCAATCCTGTTGATTATAGCATTTGAAGGCCGAACTGAGCATCTCATCCCACTTTATGCCGTAGGTGTGTTTATCCCCTTTACACTCTCGCAGACGGGTATGATGGTAAAATGGATTCGCGAAAAACCGCAAGGCTGGGTATCTAAGCTAATCATTAACTCAACAGGTGCGGTTATAAGCTTTATCGTCACCATGATGTTCTTTTTAACCAAATTCGCACAGGTGTGGTCCGTATTAGTTTTTCTACCTCTTATCATTTTGCTCTTTCACCGAATTAGAAAACATTATGAATCTGTAGCCGATCAACTGCGAATTACGACCTCTGAAGCAGCGATACCAATTGAGGGGAATGTGATCATACTTCCTGTGGCTGGGATTACGCATGTGGTCGAAAACTCATTGAATTACGCCAAATCACTTTCTGCTCACCAGATCATTGCGGTTCACATTCCATTTGAAAGAGAGGATGAATTCACTTTCGAAGAGAAATGGAAAACGTGGCAGCCTGATGTGAGACTAGTTACTTTACATTCGCCTTATCGAAGCATCATTCAACCATTAACTAAATTTATTGATACCGTTCAGCGCAAGGCGAGTGAATCAAATTACAAAGTTACTGTCATCATCCCGCAGTTTATTCCAAAAAAAGGTTGGCACAATATGCTGCATAACCAATCCAGTTTATTGATTCGTGCTCACTTGTTATATAGAAGAAATGTGATCGTCACTACAGTACCTTATCACTTAAAAAAATAA
- the tkt gene encoding transketolase, with protein MLNTKTIEQLSIDTIRTLSIDAINAANSGHPGLPMGAAPMAYSLWGNHLNHNPSHSKWFNRDRFVLSAGHGSALLYSLLHLSGYNVSLEDLKQFRKLNSKTPGHPEYGHTDGVDATTGPLGQGLAMAVGMAMAEAHLASKFNQNGYPVVDHYTYALVGDGCLMEGISYEAMSMAGHMKLDKLVVLYDSNDISLDGDLNLSFGENMQKRAESANWHYLRVEDGNDIEQITKAIEAAKSNEEQPTIIEVRTVIGFGSKAAGTNKVHGNPLGKEEAKATKAVYGWEHEEEFTVPAEVQAHFAQLKQKGEAKEAAWNQLMVAYKEQHPALGTELEQVIEGSVVIDAADLLTFDASKTVSTRVASGQAINHYLKTVPSIFGGSADLSHSTMTDINGEKTFAVESYAGRNIYFGVREHAMGAAGNGMALHGGVKPFVSTFFVFSDYLRPSIRLAALQKLPVIYVFTHDSIAVGEDGPTHEPVEHLTALRTIPGLTVIRPTDANETANAWAYALQQNEGPVALVLSRQNLPIYEETKGNIAAVASGGYVLTETNDKPDIILIGTGSEVSLAVGAKAELEKENISVRVVAMPSRELFNRQSAEYKKSVLPASVTKRLAIEAGISLGWDSYTGPSGSVLSIDTFGASGPGGEVLEFFGFSVDNVVRMAKELR; from the coding sequence ATGCTTAATACAAAAACAATTGAACAACTATCTATTGATACAATCCGTACACTGTCTATCGATGCTATAAACGCTGCAAATTCCGGACATCCGGGGCTTCCAATGGGAGCTGCGCCTATGGCGTACTCACTTTGGGGCAACCATCTTAATCACAACCCTAGCCATTCAAAATGGTTCAACCGTGACCGTTTTGTTTTATCCGCGGGTCATGGCTCGGCTTTGCTTTACAGCCTGCTGCATTTATCCGGCTATAATGTATCACTCGAGGACTTGAAGCAGTTCCGTAAGCTGAACAGCAAAACGCCTGGACATCCTGAATATGGCCATACAGATGGCGTTGATGCAACAACAGGGCCACTGGGACAAGGACTTGCGATGGCTGTAGGTATGGCAATGGCCGAAGCTCACCTAGCATCAAAATTTAATCAAAACGGTTACCCGGTTGTTGATCATTACACGTATGCACTTGTCGGAGACGGCTGCTTAATGGAAGGAATTTCTTACGAGGCGATGTCTATGGCTGGACATATGAAGCTCGATAAACTCGTTGTATTGTACGATTCCAACGATATTTCCTTAGACGGCGACCTCAATCTTTCTTTCGGGGAAAACATGCAGAAGAGGGCGGAATCTGCTAACTGGCACTATTTGCGAGTTGAAGATGGCAATGATATCGAACAAATCACGAAAGCGATCGAGGCAGCGAAGAGCAATGAAGAGCAGCCGACCATTATCGAAGTTCGTACGGTTATCGGATTCGGAAGCAAGGCAGCAGGAACGAATAAAGTACACGGCAATCCACTAGGCAAAGAAGAGGCAAAAGCGACAAAAGCGGTTTACGGTTGGGAGCATGAGGAAGAATTTACCGTTCCAGCAGAAGTTCAAGCTCACTTTGCACAGTTGAAACAAAAAGGCGAAGCAAAAGAAGCAGCGTGGAATCAGCTAATGGTTGCTTATAAAGAACAGCATCCGGCGCTTGGTACGGAACTTGAGCAAGTCATTGAAGGTTCTGTTGTCATCGATGCTGCAGATCTTCTTACTTTTGATGCTTCCAAAACAGTTTCTACACGTGTAGCGAGCGGTCAAGCGATCAATCATTACCTTAAAACGGTGCCTTCAATTTTTGGCGGTAGCGCAGATTTGTCGCATTCAACGATGACGGATATTAACGGTGAAAAAACCTTTGCTGTTGAATCTTATGCAGGACGTAATATTTACTTCGGCGTTCGCGAGCATGCTATGGGCGCTGCTGGTAATGGTATGGCACTTCACGGCGGCGTAAAACCGTTTGTAAGTACATTCTTCGTGTTCAGCGACTATCTGCGTCCGTCCATTCGTTTGGCTGCACTGCAGAAGCTTCCTGTCATTTACGTATTTACACATGATTCCATCGCTGTTGGCGAAGATGGACCTACTCATGAGCCCGTTGAACATTTGACCGCATTGCGCACGATTCCTGGGCTTACAGTCATCCGTCCGACTGATGCTAATGAAACGGCTAATGCTTGGGCTTATGCTTTGCAGCAAAATGAAGGACCAGTAGCTTTAGTACTAAGCAGACAAAACTTGCCTATATATGAAGAAACTAAAGGCAATATCGCTGCGGTTGCGAGCGGTGGTTATGTTCTTACGGAGACGAACGACAAGCCTGACATTATTCTGATAGGTACCGGTTCTGAGGTTTCCTTGGCAGTTGGCGCAAAAGCTGAACTTGAGAAGGAAAATATCTCGGTTCGTGTAGTAGCTATGCCAAGCCGTGAATTGTTCAACCGTCAATCGGCAGAATATAAGAAATCAGTGCTGCCTGCATCTGTTACGAAACGTTTAGCTATTGAAGCTGGCATTTCGTTAGGCTGGGATAGTTACACAGGACCAAGCGGCAGCGTATTGTCCATCGATACTTTTGGCGCTTCTGGCCCAGGTGGTGAAGTTTTAGAGTTTTTCGGATTTTCGGTAGATAATGTGGTTCGAATGGCGAAAGAATTACGTTAA